In Mammaliicoccus sp. Marseille-Q6498, the genomic stretch ACGAACTATTAGTTTATTATATCGAAGGGCTTATAGATCAGAATGATTTAGATAGAGCTCACGAAGTACTATACAATAGTCCACACTCTACCGAAAAATTAATGCTTGAAGCTGATTTATATCAACAACAAGGTTTATTTGAAGTAGGTATCGAAAAGTTACTAGAAGCTAAAGAAATGGAACCAGATGATGTTATCATTACATTTGCTTTAGCAGAAATGTATTATTTTGACGGTCAATACTTAAAAGCAATCACACATTATGAAACCATTTCTCAAACTGGCGAAGATGTTATTAATGGTATTTCTATATATGCAAGAATGGCTGACTGTAGTTTACAAAGTGGTGCTTACGAGGAAGCAATCAAGTATTATGAAGATGTTTCTGAAATGGACATGACTGCTGAAGATTACTTCAAACAAGCGATAAGCTATCAGAAAAATGAACTTACACATGAAGCGATCAAACAACTCGAAAAATTATTACAAAAAGATCCAGACTTTATGCAAGCATACCATTATCTACAACAAATTTATGAGTCTGAAAAAGATTATGATAAAGCGATTGAAATCGGTAAAGAAGGCCTAAGATTAAACGCTTATTATAAAGAATTGATGACTGATACAGCTAGATTATTGTTAACAACAAAAGATGAACATGGCGCAATCTTGTTACAAGATGCACTTACAGTAGACCCATCATATACAGAAGCAGCTATTTTACTTGCAGATTATTACAGAGAACATGACAATACAACAGGATTAATTAATTTATTAACTTATGTTGATCATGAAGATATTGACCCTGTCGTTGCTTGGCATATAGCATATGCATTTGGTGTTGAAGAACGAGATAAAGAAGCACAACATTTTTATGAGTTAGCATATCCAGACTTAACTCAAAATATTGATTTCTTAAATGATTATT encodes the following:
- a CDS encoding tetratricopeptide repeat protein, producing MEDVYKVIDDIHMKNIDQLDEKVNRVLQSDDHDALFMLGETLYKYGIVDQGVKIFEELFMLYPDENELLVYYIEGLIDQNDLDRAHEVLYNSPHSTEKLMLEADLYQQQGLFEVGIEKLLEAKEMEPDDVIITFALAEMYYFDGQYLKAITHYETISQTGEDVINGISIYARMADCSLQSGAYEEAIKYYEDVSEMDMTAEDYFKQAISYQKNELTHEAIKQLEKLLQKDPDFMQAYHYLQQIYESEKDYDKAIEIGKEGLRLNAYYKELMTDTARLLLTTKDEHGAILLQDALTVDPSYTEAAILLADYYREHDNTTGLINLLTYVDHEDIDPVVAWHIAYAFGVEERDKEAQHFYELAYPDLTQNIDFLNDYYHYLIEIGHVDNAKNILESARKLDPENPYWDQEYERLQ